From the genome of Proteus vulgaris, one region includes:
- the narH gene encoding nitrate reductase subunit beta, giving the protein MKIRSQVGMVLNLDKCIGCHTCSVTCKNVWTSREGVEYAWFNNVETKPGTGYPQNWEDQEKWKGGWIKNIKGKLVPRMGNRVGLLSKIFANPDVPALDDYYEPFDYDYEHLKNAPEGSLPTARPRSLITGQRMTKIEKGPNWEDDLGGEFSKRAADKNFANMQKEMYGQFENTFMMYLPRLCEHCLNPACVATCPSGAIYKRAEDGIVLIDQDKCRGWRMCLTGCPYKKIYFNWKSGKSEKCIFCYPRIEAGQPTLCSETCVGRIRYLGVMLYDADKISQAASADNEKDLYQSQLDIFLDPFDPEVIAAAEEQGIPLSVIDAAQRSPVYKMAVDWKLALPLHPEYRTLPMVWYVPPLSPIQSAADAGVLPHTGVLPDVESLRIPVQYLANLLTAGDTTPVLLALKRMLAMRHYKRAETVEGKTDLSALEQVGLTEAQAQEMYRYLAIANYEDRFVIPSSHRELAREAFPERNGCGFSFGDGCHGSDSKFNLFNSHRIDAIDITSRTPQDERRSEEKI; this is encoded by the coding sequence ATGAAAATTCGTTCACAAGTCGGTATGGTACTGAACCTCGACAAATGTATCGGTTGCCATACCTGTTCAGTAACCTGTAAAAATGTTTGGACTAGCCGTGAAGGTGTTGAATACGCATGGTTCAATAACGTTGAAACCAAACCAGGTACAGGGTATCCCCAAAATTGGGAAGACCAAGAGAAGTGGAAAGGTGGCTGGATCAAAAATATCAAAGGTAAATTAGTACCAAGAATGGGTAACCGTGTTGGTCTATTATCTAAAATTTTTGCCAACCCAGATGTTCCAGCATTGGACGATTACTATGAGCCGTTTGATTATGACTATGAGCATTTAAAAAATGCACCAGAAGGCTCATTACCGACAGCACGTCCTCGTTCACTGATCACCGGTCAGCGCATGACCAAAATCGAAAAAGGCCCAAACTGGGAAGACGATTTAGGGGGGGAATTTAGCAAACGTGCAGCGGACAAAAACTTCGCCAATATGCAAAAAGAGATGTACGGGCAGTTTGAAAATACATTCATGATGTATTTACCTCGTTTATGTGAACACTGCTTAAATCCTGCTTGTGTGGCGACATGTCCAAGTGGTGCAATTTATAAACGTGCTGAAGACGGTATTGTACTTATCGACCAAGATAAATGCCGTGGATGGCGTATGTGTTTAACTGGGTGTCCATATAAAAAAATCTATTTCAACTGGAAAAGTGGTAAGTCAGAAAAATGTATTTTCTGCTATCCACGTATTGAAGCCGGTCAGCCAACACTGTGCTCAGAAACCTGTGTAGGGCGTATCCGTTATCTGGGGGTAATGCTGTATGACGCAGATAAAATCTCACAAGCTGCCAGTGCGGATAATGAAAAAGATTTATACCAAAGCCAGTTAGATATCTTCTTAGATCCCTTCGATCCTGAAGTGATTGCAGCAGCTGAAGAGCAAGGTATTCCGTTAAGTGTGATTGATGCAGCACAACGTTCACCTGTTTACAAAATGGCAGTGGATTGGAAGCTGGCATTACCACTACACCCTGAATATCGCACCTTACCAATGGTTTGGTATGTGCCACCTTTGTCACCTATTCAGTCAGCTGCGGATGCGGGGGTGTTACCTCATACTGGTGTATTGCCTGATGTAGAAAGCTTACGTATTCCTGTTCAGTATTTAGCTAACTTATTGACAGCTGGTGACACTACACCTGTGTTATTAGCATTAAAACGCATGCTCGCGATGCGTCATTACAAACGTGCTGAAACTGTAGAAGGAAAAACAGACTTAAGTGCACTAGAACAAGTCGGTTTGACTGAAGCGCAAGCACAAGAGATGTATCGTTATCTGGCTATTGCAAATTATGAAGATCGCTTTGTTATTCCATCAAGCCATCGAGAACTTGCAAGAGAAGCTTTCCCAGAACGTAATGGTTGTGGTTTTAGCTTTGGTGATGGTTGCCATGGTAGTGATAGCAAATTTAATTTGTTTAATAGTCATCGCATTGATGCGATTGATATCACTTCAAGAACACCTCAGGATGAACGTCGTTCAGAGGAGAAAATATGA
- the narJ gene encoding nitrate reductase molybdenum cofactor assembly chaperone — protein sequence MISLKVISHLLDYPTQELWDNRGELIDALQEADELPVTQVAKLMAFIHALTQQELLDAQSNYSELFDRGRARSLLLFEHVHGESRDRGQAMVDLLNQYQQAGITLSSRELPDYLPTYLEYLTLLPTTACIEGLNNIAPILALLGERLKQRGSDYHALFDVLLCLSQSGLEASQLTAQVEKEPLDDTPAALDAVWEEEQVTFLGEGTQCGSSNISQHQRRFAQETAVQYLNVGNSLDTGAQK from the coding sequence ATGATCTCTCTGAAAGTTATTTCTCATCTTTTAGATTATCCCACTCAAGAATTATGGGATAACCGTGGCGAGCTTATTGATGCATTACAGGAGGCCGATGAGCTTCCTGTGACTCAAGTTGCAAAATTGATGGCGTTTATTCACGCATTAACGCAACAAGAGTTATTAGATGCACAATCTAACTACAGTGAACTTTTTGATAGAGGTCGAGCACGCTCACTGTTGTTATTTGAACATGTTCATGGTGAATCTCGCGATCGCGGTCAGGCAATGGTTGATCTGTTAAATCAATATCAACAAGCGGGGATCACATTAAGTAGCCGTGAACTCCCGGACTATTTGCCTACTTACCTTGAGTATTTAACACTTTTACCTACCACAGCGTGTATAGAAGGGCTAAACAATATTGCGCCTATTTTGGCCCTGTTAGGTGAGCGTTTAAAACAGCGAGGCAGTGATTATCACGCTCTCTTTGATGTATTGCTTTGTCTTTCACAAAGCGGACTAGAAGCATCACAACTCACTGCTCAAGTAGAAAAAGAGCCTTTAGATGATACCCCTGCGGCGTTAGATGCGGTATGGGAAGAAGAACAAGTGACGTTCCTTGGAGAAGGTACGCAATGTGGCAGTAGCAATATTAGCCAACATCAGCGTCGTTTTGCACAAGAGACGGCAGTTCAATATCTCAATGTGGGGAATTCGTTGGATACGGGAGCACAAAAATGA
- the narI gene encoding respiratory nitrate reductase subunit gamma yields MNYINMLFFDIYPYIAGAVFIIGSWLRYDYGQYTWRAGSSQMLDKKNMRLASNLFHVGIIGIFAGHFLGMLTPHWMYESFLPIEYKQIMAMVGGGTCGVLMLVGGVMLLKRRLTNPRVRATSSFGDIMILTLLVIQVALGLLTIPFSAQHMDGSEMMKLVAWAQSIVTFHGGASANLEGVAWVFKLHIFLGMTIFLLFPFCRLVHIWSVPVEYLTRRYQIVRNRH; encoded by the coding sequence ATGAATTACATCAATATGTTATTTTTTGATATCTATCCCTATATTGCTGGTGCCGTTTTTATTATCGGTAGCTGGTTACGCTATGATTATGGTCAATACACTTGGCGTGCAGGTTCTAGCCAGATGCTAGACAAGAAAAATATGCGATTGGCATCTAACTTATTCCACGTTGGGATCATCGGTATTTTTGCTGGTCATTTTCTGGGAATGTTAACACCACATTGGATGTATGAATCTTTTTTACCGATTGAATATAAGCAAATTATGGCGATGGTAGGCGGTGGTACTTGTGGTGTGTTAATGCTGGTGGGGGGCGTGATGTTATTAAAACGCCGTTTAACCAATCCACGAGTGAGAGCCACATCTTCATTTGGTGACATTATGATTTTAACGCTACTGGTTATTCAAGTGGCATTAGGTCTACTAACAATTCCGTTCTCAGCACAACATATGGATGGTAGTGAAATGATGAAGCTGGTGGCATGGGCACAATCTATTGTGACATTCCATGGTGGTGCTTCAGCAAATCTTGAAGGTGTTGCATGGGTATTTAAATTGCACATTTTCTTAGGAATGACGATTTTCTTATTATTCCCATTCTGTCGATTAGTCCATATTTGGAGCGTACCTGTTGAGTACTTAACTCGTCGCTATCAAATTGTGCGTAATCGTCATTAA
- the ycaC gene encoding isochorismate family cysteine hydrolase YcaC, producing MSFTYHRIDKNNAAVLLVDHQAGLLSLVRDIEPDKFNNNVLALANAAKYFNLPTILTTSFEDGPNGPLMPQLVEMFPEAPYIARPGQINAWDNEDFVKAVKATGKKQLIIAGVVTEVCVAFPALSALEEGFEVFVVTDASGTFNAIARDSAWDRMSKAGAQLINWFGLACELHRDWRNDVEGLGALFANHIPDYRNLMTSYNTLTKK from the coding sequence ATGAGCTTTACATATCATCGTATTGATAAAAATAATGCTGCAGTTCTGTTGGTAGACCATCAAGCTGGATTACTCTCTTTAGTAAGAGATATCGAGCCTGATAAATTCAATAATAATGTATTAGCATTAGCTAATGCCGCTAAATACTTTAATTTACCTACCATTTTGACCACCTCATTTGAAGATGGCCCTAATGGCCCTCTAATGCCTCAACTTGTTGAGATGTTCCCGGAAGCTCCTTATATCGCCCGCCCTGGACAAATTAATGCATGGGATAATGAAGACTTTGTAAAAGCAGTTAAAGCGACAGGTAAAAAACAACTAATTATTGCGGGTGTTGTGACTGAGGTTTGTGTTGCATTCCCTGCATTATCAGCACTTGAAGAAGGTTTTGAAGTGTTTGTTGTCACTGATGCTTCAGGGACTTTCAATGCTATTGCTCGTGACTCTGCGTGGGATAGAATGTCAAAAGCAGGGGCACAATTAATTAACTGGTTTGGTTTAGCTTGTGAGTTACACCGTGATTGGCGTAATGATGTTGAAGGATTAGGTGCGCTCTTTGCTAACCATATTCCAGACTATCGTAATCTTATGACAAGCTATAATACTTTAACAAAAAAGTAA
- a CDS encoding lactate oxidase translates to MKNKLLKTTAIAMALSVGVAQAAEYKASTAEGPIKIVNLKVMEAQVQANMEKGAFGYIRGGAEDENNLRSNTTAFDKKYIMPRSLQGIEFSDLDLKTEFLGIKLDTPIIQAPMAAQGLAHQQGEVATAKGMAKAGSIFSLSTYGNKTIKEVADAQPGYPFFFQLYMSKNDAFNEYILSQAKQYGAKGIIMTIDSSVGGYREDDVKNNFQFPLGFANLEAFAKISDDKSKTGKGAGISEIYAQAKQAFTPADIQYVKKMSGLPVIVKGIESPEDADTAIKAGADAIWVSNHGGRQLDSAPATIDVLPAIAKVVNKRVPIVFDSGVRRGSHVFKALASGADVVAVGRPILYGLNLGGAEGVNSVIQHLNKELKINMMLGGAKTVKDIQATPLYTDASFNQ, encoded by the coding sequence ATGAAAAATAAATTATTAAAAACAACCGCTATTGCGATGGCATTAAGCGTGGGCGTTGCACAAGCCGCTGAATATAAAGCAAGTACAGCAGAAGGCCCAATTAAAATAGTTAACCTAAAAGTGATGGAAGCACAAGTTCAGGCGAATATGGAAAAAGGGGCTTTCGGTTATATTCGAGGTGGTGCTGAAGACGAAAATAATTTACGTTCAAATACAACGGCATTTGATAAAAAATATATTATGCCTCGTTCATTACAAGGTATCGAATTTTCTGACTTAGATTTAAAAACAGAATTTTTGGGTATTAAATTAGATACGCCTATTATTCAGGCACCGATGGCAGCTCAAGGGCTTGCACATCAACAAGGCGAAGTCGCCACAGCAAAAGGTATGGCAAAAGCAGGCTCTATTTTTTCATTAAGTACTTATGGTAATAAAACTATTAAAGAAGTGGCAGATGCTCAACCGGGTTATCCTTTCTTTTTCCAGTTGTATATGAGTAAAAATGATGCCTTTAACGAGTATATTTTATCTCAAGCAAAACAGTATGGCGCTAAAGGTATCATTATGACTATCGACTCATCAGTGGGTGGTTATCGTGAAGATGACGTGAAAAATAATTTCCAATTTCCATTAGGTTTTGCCAACTTAGAAGCGTTTGCAAAAATCAGTGATGACAAATCGAAAACAGGTAAAGGTGCGGGTATTAGCGAAATTTATGCTCAAGCTAAACAAGCCTTCACACCCGCAGATATTCAGTATGTGAAAAAAATGTCTGGCTTACCTGTGATTGTAAAAGGTATCGAATCACCTGAAGACGCAGATACGGCAATTAAAGCGGGTGCAGATGCGATTTGGGTTTCTAACCACGGTGGACGTCAATTAGACAGCGCACCAGCCACTATTGATGTATTACCAGCGATTGCAAAAGTGGTAAATAAACGTGTTCCTATCGTTTTTGATAGTGGTGTACGTCGTGGCTCACATGTCTTTAAAGCATTAGCCAGTGGTGCAGATGTTGTCGCTGTTGGTCGTCCAATTCTTTATGGATTAAATTTAGGGGGCGCTGAAGGTGTAAATTCAGTTATCCAACATTTAAATAAAGAATTAAAAATTAATATGATGTTAGGTGGGGCGAAAACAGTAAAAGATATTCAAGCCACTCCACTTTATACCGATGCCAGTTTTAATCAATAA
- a CDS encoding tetratricopeptide repeat protein, translated as MAIKNRWSQIIFFSMAIMLSGKIMANILVPDKVYLHDPDFLSSFSLDMPNTADEFYDLIKLADNGNSDANWMVATIYDQSNNGLEAEKYYQRSIDRKDNYLGQSAVNLGYIYDKANNIEKAMTLFQFAGDAGYSNGYKALATEYFLGHSIPLDFAKAKVFYKKAADLGCIECQDYIKNWDDTVKLRLKDLE; from the coding sequence ATGGCTATAAAAAATAGATGGAGCCAAATCATTTTTTTTAGTATGGCAATTATGTTAAGTGGAAAAATAATGGCTAATATTCTTGTACCAGATAAAGTTTATTTACATGATCCCGATTTTTTATCATCATTTAGTCTTGATATGCCAAATACAGCAGATGAATTTTATGATTTGATAAAACTTGCAGATAATGGAAATAGCGATGCTAATTGGATGGTTGCTACAATCTATGATCAAAGTAATAACGGCTTGGAGGCTGAAAAATATTATCAACGTTCTATTGATAGAAAAGATAATTATTTAGGCCAATCTGCTGTAAATCTAGGCTATATATATGATAAAGCTAATAATATTGAAAAGGCTATGACCCTTTTCCAATTTGCTGGTGATGCAGGATATAGCAATGGATACAAAGCATTGGCAACTGAATATTTTTTAGGTCATTCAATTCCATTAGATTTTGCTAAAGCGAAAGTTTTTTATAAAAAAGCGGCTGATTTAGGTTGTATAGAGTGTCAAGATTATATTAAAAATTGGGATGATACAGTTAAGTTGAGATTAAAAGATTTGGAATAA
- the eptB gene encoding kdo(2)-lipid A phosphoethanolamine 7''-transferase, with protein sequence MQKLKFLRFSKENIALFLAVYLGFFLNLSVYIGRYGTQNTNNPLIDALYILGEIAVNIAFTFFLLRLLSFFGTLFFKIIASFILVVSVCASYYISFYDVVIGYGIIISTLTTDTDLSKELVSPNVIIWIIGLSILPLALIWLCKKPEKNLTTQQKKKIWIKNTAKMLVIALAVFAYLKTLDSRQKAYEIKNNLDLPSYSGGLSYAYLPTNWIIPLFQYAITQYDDTFNSQNIFDPAEHFTYQPSKANEDVYVVFIIGETARWDHMGLLGYERQTNPLLSQEKNLVAFKGISCDTATKLSLKCMFVRENGTESNDQRTLKENNIFSVLKQLGMTSELFSMQSELWFYNKLDLNNYAMKEMMTAKNSNFGKELDDTLLIAETANAVSQHPKGNHLVILHTKGSHFMYSQRYPESFKKYQPECLNVDDECTKEQLVNAYDNSILYTDYFIDGILNTLRDKKAIVFYTSDHGESISEKGGLHGTPKEIAPPEQFRVPFLVWMSDSYLAEPQNKQLFDNLKRNQDTQRTFYHHNIFDSMLGCLGYSSPDGGINNQNNLCFGDTPSTQE encoded by the coding sequence ATGCAAAAATTAAAGTTTTTAAGGTTTTCGAAAGAAAATATTGCCCTTTTTTTAGCAGTCTACCTTGGTTTTTTTCTTAATCTTTCCGTTTACATTGGCCGATACGGCACACAGAATACAAACAACCCCCTCATTGATGCATTATATATTCTAGGTGAAATTGCCGTTAATATTGCCTTCACCTTCTTCTTATTACGATTACTCTCTTTCTTCGGCACTCTCTTTTTTAAAATAATTGCCTCTTTTATTCTCGTCGTGAGTGTTTGCGCTAGTTACTATATTTCTTTTTATGACGTCGTCATTGGATACGGTATTATCATTTCAACACTCACCACCGATACCGATTTATCTAAAGAGCTGGTTAGCCCAAATGTAATTATTTGGATTATTGGCTTGTCTATTTTGCCATTGGCGCTTATTTGGCTATGTAAAAAACCAGAGAAAAATCTCACGACTCAACAAAAGAAAAAAATCTGGATAAAAAATACGGCCAAAATGCTTGTGATCGCACTGGCTGTTTTTGCCTATTTGAAAACACTCGATTCAAGACAAAAAGCCTATGAAATAAAAAATAATTTGGATTTACCAAGTTATAGTGGCGGCTTAAGTTATGCATATTTACCAACAAATTGGATTATTCCATTATTTCAATATGCAATAACGCAGTATGACGATACGTTTAATAGCCAAAATATTTTTGATCCTGCCGAACACTTCACATACCAACCATCAAAGGCTAATGAAGATGTGTATGTTGTCTTTATTATCGGTGAAACAGCAAGATGGGATCATATGGGATTGTTAGGGTATGAACGCCAAACGAATCCTCTATTAAGCCAAGAAAAAAACCTTGTTGCCTTTAAAGGTATTTCTTGTGATACCGCAACAAAGCTCTCTTTAAAATGTATGTTTGTACGAGAAAACGGAACAGAAAGTAACGACCAACGGACATTAAAAGAGAACAATATTTTCTCAGTTCTAAAACAACTAGGTATGACATCAGAACTCTTTTCAATGCAAAGTGAATTGTGGTTTTACAATAAGCTTGATTTAAATAACTACGCCATGAAAGAGATGATGACAGCAAAAAATAGCAATTTTGGTAAAGAGCTTGATGACACCTTATTAATTGCTGAAACAGCAAATGCGGTTTCTCAGCATCCAAAGGGAAATCATTTAGTGATTTTACATACTAAAGGCTCTCATTTTATGTACTCACAGCGTTACCCTGAATCATTCAAAAAATATCAACCTGAATGTTTAAATGTGGATGATGAGTGTACTAAAGAGCAGTTAGTGAATGCTTATGATAACTCTATTCTTTATACCGACTATTTTATTGATGGTATACTCAACACATTACGCGATAAAAAAGCCATTGTGTTTTATACCTCCGATCACGGTGAATCTATTTCAGAAAAAGGTGGCTTACACGGCACACCAAAAGAAATTGCTCCACCGGAACAATTTAGAGTTCCTTTCTTAGTGTGGATGTCAGATAGCTATTTAGCAGAACCTCAAAATAAACAGTTATTTGATAACCTAAAACGTAATCAAGATACACAGCGCACGTTCTATCACCATAATATTTTTGATTCAATGTTAGGTTGCTTGGGTTATTCATCACCTGATGGTGGCATTAATAATCAAAATAACCTCTGTTTTGGTGATACACCATCAACCCAAGAATAA
- the fdhF gene encoding formate dehydrogenase subunit alpha, producing MKKVITVCPYCASGCKIYLKVENGKIIGAEGANGLTNQGELCLKGYYGWDFIHDTKILTPRLKTPMIRRERGGKLESVSWEEAIEFASSKLLAIKEKYGAKSIMTTGSSRGPGNEANFVMQKFARAVIGNNNIDCCARVUHGPSVAGLQRSVGNGAMSNSIVEIEDTKCLFVFGYNAADSHPIVARRIVKAKEKGAKIIVCDPRYIETARLADLHLGLKNGSNIALLNAIAHVIIEEGLHDKSFIENHTEQFEEYCKLVESYTPESVEETTGLSAQIIREAARMYAKAETATILWGMGVTQFYQGVETVRSLTSLALLTGNLGKKYVGVGPVRGQNNVQGACDMGALPNTLPGYQYVTDEKAREKFAKFWGIESMPDEVGYALSEVPHNIDHGLLKAHYVMGEDPLQTEPDLATIRRTFEKLDLLIVQDIFMTKTAAIADVIFPATSWGEHEGVYTAADRGFQRFYKAVEPVGDVKTDWQIISLMATAMGYPMHYNNTKEIWDELRELCPIYYGATYEKMADLAYIQWPCPTEDSPGTQYLYDGGNFDTPNGKGQFFTCEWAPPIDKLSDEFPMVLATVREVGHYSCRSMTGNCKALAALADEPGYVQLNTEDAKQLGIKDQELVWIRSRQGKVITRAAVSDRPNKGAVYMTYQWWIGACNELVAENLSPITKTPEYKYCAVCVEPIKEQAQAEHYVKTEYSNIKRRLREAAEG from the coding sequence ATGAAAAAAGTCATCACGGTCTGTCCGTATTGCGCCTCAGGATGCAAAATCTACCTGAAGGTGGAAAACGGTAAAATCATTGGCGCTGAAGGAGCCAATGGTTTAACAAACCAAGGTGAGCTGTGTCTGAAAGGGTATTATGGATGGGATTTTATCCATGATACTAAGATACTGACTCCACGTCTTAAAACACCTATGATCCGTCGTGAAAGAGGCGGAAAATTAGAATCGGTTTCTTGGGAAGAAGCGATTGAGTTTGCCAGTAGCAAACTGCTTGCTATCAAAGAGAAATACGGTGCTAAATCTATTATGACAACCGGTTCATCACGAGGTCCGGGTAACGAAGCTAACTTCGTGATGCAGAAATTTGCTCGTGCGGTTATCGGAAATAATAATATAGACTGCTGTGCTCGTGTCTGACACGGCCCTTCGGTTGCAGGTCTGCAGCGTTCGGTCGGTAATGGTGCTATGAGCAACTCAATCGTCGAGATTGAGGATACCAAATGTCTATTTGTCTTCGGTTATAACGCCGCAGACTCGCATCCTATTGTTGCTCGCCGTATTGTTAAGGCGAAAGAAAAGGGTGCCAAAATTATTGTATGTGACCCTCGTTACATCGAAACAGCACGTTTAGCCGATTTACACTTAGGCTTAAAAAATGGTTCTAACATTGCGCTATTAAATGCGATTGCACATGTGATTATTGAAGAAGGATTGCATGATAAATCCTTTATTGAAAATCACACTGAGCAATTTGAAGAATATTGCAAATTAGTTGAAAGCTATACACCTGAATCAGTTGAAGAAACGACAGGTTTAAGTGCTCAAATCATTCGTGAAGCTGCGCGTATGTACGCAAAAGCAGAAACAGCAACAATTCTTTGGGGAATGGGGGTAACTCAATTCTACCAAGGTGTTGAAACGGTCCGTTCACTGACTAGTTTGGCATTATTAACTGGTAATTTAGGTAAAAAATATGTCGGAGTTGGCCCTGTTCGCGGTCAAAATAACGTACAAGGCGCGTGTGATATGGGGGCATTACCTAACACACTACCGGGTTATCAATACGTTACCGATGAAAAAGCACGTGAGAAATTTGCTAAGTTCTGGGGCATTGAATCAATGCCTGATGAAGTGGGCTATGCGTTGAGTGAAGTTCCTCACAATATCGATCACGGCTTATTAAAAGCTCACTATGTAATGGGTGAAGATCCACTGCAAACTGAGCCTGATTTGGCAACCATCCGTAGAACCTTTGAAAAACTGGATCTTCTGATAGTCCAAGATATCTTTATGACCAAAACGGCAGCGATTGCTGACGTTATTTTCCCTGCAACATCATGGGGTGAGCATGAAGGTGTTTATACTGCGGCAGACCGTGGTTTCCAACGTTTCTATAAAGCGGTTGAACCTGTTGGTGATGTGAAAACAGACTGGCAAATTATCAGTCTGATGGCAACAGCAATGGGCTATCCAATGCATTACAACAATACCAAAGAAATTTGGGATGAGTTGCGTGAGTTATGCCCAATTTATTATGGTGCGACTTACGAAAAAATGGCGGACTTGGCTTATATTCAATGGCCTTGCCCAACAGAAGATAGCCCAGGTACACAATATCTGTACGATGGTGGTAACTTTGATACCCCTAATGGTAAAGGCCAATTCTTTACTTGTGAGTGGGCGCCACCAATTGACAAACTGTCTGATGAATTCCCAATGGTACTGGCAACAGTCCGTGAAGTTGGGCACTACTCTTGCCGTTCAATGACGGGTAACTGTAAAGCATTGGCGGCATTAGCTGATGAGCCAGGTTATGTTCAGTTAAACACTGAAGATGCCAAACAACTAGGAATTAAAGATCAAGAGCTAGTTTGGATACGCTCTCGTCAAGGTAAAGTAATTACGCGTGCTGCAGTCAGTGATAGACCGAATAAAGGCGCGGTATATATGACTTACCAATGGTGGATTGGTGCTTGTAACGAACTGGTTGCGGAAAACTTAAGCCCAATTACTAAAACACCTGAGTATAAATATTGTGCAGTATGTGTTGAGCCAATCAAGGAGCAGGCTCAGGCAGAACACTATGTGAAAACGGAATATAGCAATATTAAACGTCGTTTAAGAGAAGCCGCCGAGGGCTAA
- a CDS encoding PTS transporter subunit EIIC: MKKLINALQAFGKSLYGPVLILPIVGLYIALGNVFGNGNLAEYIPFLNHPVIQSIGQLLAKSSVAILVNLALIFAVGIPVGLAKKDKGYAGLIGLVVFVIFTNAMNITLTLQGKLVSTEEMRAAGQGMVLGVQVLEMGVFAGILTGAISGWLYNRYSGRQFNGIMAIYSGHCFVAIIAIPFTIALAVLMCEIWPFAQAGITKMALVIHDSGAFGALIYGFLERILIPTGLHHLVYTPFLYTELGGVADVCGTTYQGARNIYFAEMACPEVKQLSSTVIWDARGIAKMFGLTAAAAAMISVAKKEKKQMAKAILIPAAATSFLLGVTEPLEFSFLFVAPVLFLVHAVLTGIGMMLFYLLGVHAIGANGVIDFILYNLPLGTEKSNWPMYIVVGLIMSVLYFVIFRTLILKLNLKTPGREDDDEETRLYSKEDYKKKTETVTNPEGITESINELGEEIIEGLGGRDNIEVVDNCYTRLRVIVKNVDVIHEDILKKTGAKGVVRHGNNVQVVYGLHVKKMREAVEAAL; this comes from the coding sequence ATGAAAAAACTCATTAATGCCCTACAAGCGTTTGGTAAATCCTTATATGGACCCGTCTTGATATTACCTATTGTTGGTTTATATATCGCTTTAGGTAACGTCTTTGGCAATGGCAATCTTGCGGAATATATTCCGTTTCTAAATCACCCGGTTATTCAAAGTATTGGACAATTACTCGCAAAATCATCTGTTGCTATTTTAGTCAATTTAGCGCTGATTTTTGCTGTGGGTATTCCTGTCGGCTTAGCAAAAAAAGATAAAGGTTATGCAGGATTAATTGGCTTAGTGGTGTTTGTTATTTTTACAAATGCTATGAATATTACGCTAACACTGCAAGGGAAGTTGGTTAGCACAGAAGAGATGCGAGCTGCAGGCCAAGGCATGGTATTAGGTGTTCAAGTCCTCGAGATGGGGGTATTTGCCGGTATTTTAACAGGTGCAATATCTGGGTGGCTTTATAACCGTTATTCAGGTCGTCAATTTAACGGCATTATGGCTATCTACTCTGGCCACTGCTTTGTCGCCATTATTGCTATTCCATTCACCATTGCACTCGCTGTTTTAATGTGTGAAATCTGGCCTTTTGCTCAGGCAGGTATTACTAAAATGGCACTTGTTATTCATGACTCTGGTGCTTTTGGTGCGCTGATTTATGGATTCTTAGAACGTATTCTTATCCCAACGGGATTACACCATTTAGTTTATACCCCATTCTTGTATACCGAACTAGGCGGTGTTGCTGATGTTTGTGGCACAACTTACCAAGGTGCAAGAAATATCTATTTTGCTGAAATGGCGTGCCCTGAAGTAAAACAACTCAGTAGCACTGTGATTTGGGATGCTCGTGGTATCGCTAAAATGTTCGGTTTAACGGCAGCGGCTGCTGCCATGATCTCTGTGGCCAAAAAAGAGAAAAAGCAGATGGCAAAGGCAATTTTAATTCCTGCGGCTGCAACTTCTTTCTTGTTAGGGGTGACAGAGCCTCTTGAGTTTTCCTTCCTCTTTGTTGCTCCTGTTTTGTTTTTGGTTCACGCCGTATTAACGGGTATTGGCATGATGTTGTTCTACCTATTAGGTGTTCATGCGATTGGTGCAAATGGTGTCATTGACTTCATTTTATATAACTTGCCGTTAGGCACTGAAAAATCAAATTGGCCTATGTATATCGTGGTGGGTTTGATTATGTCAGTTCTCTATTTCGTTATCTTTAGAACCTTGATTTTAAAACTCAATCTTAAAACCCCTGGTCGTGAAGATGATGATGAAGAGACGCGTTTATACAGCAAAGAAGACTATAAGAAAAAAACAGAAACAGTCACTAATCCTGAAGGAATAACTGAAAGTATTAATGAGTTAGGTGAAGAGATTATTGAAGGGCTAGGTGGGCGTGACAATATTGAAGTGGTTGATAATTGTTATACCCGCTTACGAGTCATTGTTAAAAATGTCGATGTAATTCATGAAGATATCTTGAAGAAAACCGGTGCTAAAGGCGTTGTGCGCCACGGTAATAATGTTCAAGTGGTTTATGGATTACATGTGAAAAAAATGCGTGAAGCGGTCGAAGCCGCACTTTAA